The proteins below come from a single Panicum hallii strain FIL2 chromosome 7, PHallii_v3.1, whole genome shotgun sequence genomic window:
- the LOC112899046 gene encoding uncharacterized protein LOC112899046, protein MSFEGSEEKKLSNLNFVEELQVRASLREEKSAAAGEAQRSRLQGLEATAGGAQRSRLQGLEGIKGRTRKYSRKGLEAWWTSKGAQAEVEAQTKSTSGPFRSPGAVCAKTGLTVAYRLGFGHSFYVWKLKKMIVPMALVSGPNSSRVVGNRQRKLTSRI, encoded by the exons ATGTCGTTTGAGGGTTCGGAAGAAAAGAAGTTGAGCAATTTAAATTTTGTCGAAGAACTCCAAGTCAGAGCTTCACTACGCGAAGAGAAGTCAG CTGCTGCAGGAGAAGCCCAGAGGTCAAGACTTCAAGGCCTAGAGG CTACTGCAGGAGGAGCCCAGAGGTCAAGACTTCAAGGCCTAGAAG GAATCAAGGGGAGGACCAGGAAATACTCAAGGAAGGGCTTGGAGGCGTGGTGGACCAGCAAGGGAGCCCAAGCCGAGGTGGAGGCCCAAACCAAATCGACTTCGGGGCCGtttcggagtccaggagcagtctgCGCTAAAACTGGTCTCACGGTTGCATACAGGCTCGGATTTGGGCATTCTTTTTATGTATGGAAACTTAAGAAGATGATAGTTCCAATGGCTCTAGTTTCAGGCCCAAATTCATCTAGAGTCGTCGGGAATCGTCAAAGGAAGTTGacgtccagaatctga
- the LOC112900963 gene encoding uncharacterized protein LOC112900963, whose translation MEDKMSALKAYRRAKGLFYKCGEKWNPNHKCPTAVSLHAIEEVWQICSEPSPSDSEESDSADDLCALSLQAAKGTEGSQTIRLRGFVNNLEAFILVDSGSTHCFINEQLAMSIPGWKTLITPVLVKVANGNIFTCTHEIPELIWGIQGQTFRTTVKILPLGSYDMILGMDWLESNGPMQVHWQRKWMMFQYKGKTITLQGVHTVMGSPISDQQVQALIKNDSILHVIQLNAVDVQTVSPELPPEVSHLLQQFASLFEEPKGIPPSRPGDHQIPLLPGAQPFRLRPYNYNPAQKDEIEKQISDMLKKGWIQYSCSPFSSPILLVKKKTGDWRLLC comes from the coding sequence ATGGAAGATAAGATGTCAGCTCTAAAAGCTTATAGAAGAGCAAAAGGACTCTTTTACAAATGTGGAGAGAAGTGGAATCCTAATCATAAGTGCCCTACTGCTGTTTCACTTCATGCTATAGAAGAAGTTTGGCAAATCTGTTCTGAACCTTCACCTTCTGACTCTGAAGAATCTGACTCAGCTGATGATTTATGTGCTCTTTCTCTGCAAGCTGCCAAGGGCACTGAAGGCTCACAAACTATCAGATTGAGAGGTTTTGTCAACAATCTTGAAGCATTTATCTTGGTTGATTCAGGCAGCACTCACTGTTTTATCAATGAACAGTTAGCTATGTCCATTCCTGGCTGGAAAACCTTGATTACACCTGTATTGGTTAAAGTGGCCAATGGTAATATTTTCACTTGTACACATGAGATTCCCGAATTGATTTGGGGCATTCAGGGTCAAACCTTCAGAACAACAGTTAAAATTCTTCCACTGGGCAGTTATGATATGATCTTGGGGATGGATTGGTTGGAATCCAACGGTCCTATGCAGGTTCATTGGCAACGTAAGTGGATGATGTTTCAGTATAAGGGCAAGACCATCACACTTCAGGGAGTTCATACTGTTATGGGTTCTCCTATCAGTGACCAACAAGTTCAAGCCCTGATCAAGAATGACTCTATTCTGCATGTCATACAACTCAATGCTGTTGATGTTCAAACTGTTTCACCTGAATTGCCTCCTGAAGTCAGTCACCTTCTTCAACAATTTGCTTCATTGTTTGAAGAACCAAAAGGGATACCTCCCTCTAGAccaggtgatcatcagatcccTCTTCTACCTGGTGCTCAGCCATTCAGACTCAGGCCATACAATTATAATCCTGCACAAAAGGATGAGATTGAGAAGCAGATTTCAGATATGCTCAAAAAAGGGTGGATTCAATACAGTTGTAGCCCTTTTAGCTCACCTATCTTGCTGGTAAAAAAGAAAACAGGTGATTGGCGCCTTTTGTGTTGA
- the LOC112900964 gene encoding uncharacterized protein LOC112900964 has product MQTDEQFDRILNMLTESKEGIDELKQAMQEKHSAKDEFDAWKPEVDKTVSNLQIAVDNLGYRDEQLIADSTPTLKCDGSPIDHPGPVLGKSYPLQASATAHLVASSSKEAASGPQGHRVENQNWGTGFGTVYTISSPPPVTGANKFPNKPSIPFSLEPPSHRDQSSMPNWHHAFSQLNFPEFDGTNPKLWIRRCETFFDVYSVAKHLWVSLATMNFIGSAAFWLQSIQSRLATISWEELGAAMCARFDRDEQNHLVRQFFCIKQNHYCV; this is encoded by the exons ATGCAGACCGACGAGCAATTCGATCGCATCCTCAACATGCTGACGGAGAGCAAAGAGGGGATTGATGAGCTCAAGCAGGCGATGCAAGAGAAGCACTCCGCCAAGGACGAATTCGACGCCTGGAAGCCTGAGGTGGACAAGACCGTCTCCAATCTCCAGATCGCCGTCGACAATCTCGGCTACCGCGACGAGCAGCTCATCGCCGACTCTACCCCGACCCTCAAGTGCGACGGATCCCCCATCGATCACCCGGGGCCTGTCCTCGGGAAGTCTTATCCCCTTCAGGCGTCGGCCACCGCCCATCTGGTGGCGTCCTCCTCCAAGGAGGCGGCGTCAGGGCCTCAAGGCCACCGCGTTGAAAATCAGAACTGGGGGACTGGATTTGGAACGGTTTATACCATTTCATCTCCACCTCCGGTCACAGGTGCGAACAAATTCCCAAACAAACCTTCTATTCCTTTCAGTTTGGAACCACCGTCACACCGTGACCAGAGTAGTATGCCCAATTGGCATCATGCTTTTTCTCAGCTGAATTTCCCTGAATTTGATGGTACAAATCCAAAACTGTGGATCCGTCGTTGTGAGACATTCTTTGATGTTTATTCTGTTGCCAAACATCTTTGGGTTAGTTTAGCTACTATGAATTTCATAGGTTCTGCAGCATTTTGGTTACAATCTATACAGTCTCGCCTTGCCACAATTAGCTGGGAAGAACTTGGTGCTGCTATGTGTGCTCGTTTTGATAGAGATGAGCAAAATCA cttagtcaGACAGTTTTTCTGTATCAAGCAAAACCACTACTGTGTCTGA